The following coding sequences are from one Panicum hallii strain FIL2 chromosome 5, PHallii_v3.1, whole genome shotgun sequence window:
- the LOC112895910 gene encoding RE1-silencing transcription factor-like isoform X1, with protein MPPPPQPAPPPLPPPAPPPLSARRLPLPPSHPPPTSLLLAPPSSPARAVALLFPDSSAHLFPSLPNPAPAASSSPAPTPVPSPLAAASCFALLLPSSHLVFLSAHPSPASPAVHLRAYSLATAPAFPRFAPAPLSFKRHASSSGLPLQGLPFGIGVRLAGGVNAVALLSLAAAQIWVLAPKLAADGRTVELHKCAAVELEPARPVYAMEVAMGRLMLGEAGGVRMFPLRGLMRGGMEKGGKKEGAGAAGRKRVQKKNGMMNGLIMPVRRGSHGGGGEGDDVSTRKLTTLRVTQSSGSYCPFFLTVQNDGHNSQGNRELLKSEKAVLIHPLSKNKFLVLDSNGVLHVFSLSTAEVGSGASGKHYSENIHTYRLDYPMKVQLSAVFPSSSIKTQIFWVSDGGHSVHVMSAFDFESTNGDDVEVIGEQELVTTKLSAIEAIFTSERVQDIVPISKDSVLILGQGNMFLYGTS; from the exons atgccgcctccgccgcagcctgcacctcctcctctcccgccgcctgcgccgccacctctcagcgcccgccgcctccctctcccGCCCTCCCACCCACCCCCAACCTCCCTTCTCCTCGCGCCGCCCtcctcccccgcccgcgccgtcgcGCTCCTCTTCCCCGACTCCTCCGCCCACCTCTTCCCCTCCCTGCCCAACCCCGCcccggccgcctcctcctctcccGCTCCCACCCCCGTCCCCtccccgctcgccgccgcctcctgcttcGCGCTCCTCCTCCCGTCCTCCCACCTGGTCTTCCTCTCCGCGCACCCGTCCCCCGCCTCCCCCGCGGTCCACCTCCGCGCTTACTCCCTCGCCACCGCGCCCGCTTTCCCGCGCTTCGCGCCCGCCCCGCTCTCCTTCAAGCGCCACGCCTCTTCCTCGGGCCTGCCGCTGCAGGGCCTCCCGTTCGGCATCGGCGTCCGCCTGGCCGGCGGGGTCAACGCCGTCGCGCTGCTCTCCCTTGCCGCCGCGCAGATCTGGGTACTCGCCCCGAAGCTAGCCGCGGACGGGCGGACGGTGGAGCTGCACAAGTGCGCGGCCGTCGAGCTCGAGCCGGCACGGCCCGTGTATGCGATGGAGGTCGCAATGGGGAGGCTGATGCTCGGTGAGGCTGGCGGCGTGCGCATGTTCCCGCTGCGGGGCTTGATGAGGGGGGGGATGGAGAAGGGGGGGAAGAAGGAAGGTGCCGGTGCTGCAGGAAGGAAGAGAGTGCAAAAGAAGAACGGGATGATGAACGGGTTGATTATGCCAGTTAGGCGTGGTAGTCATGGGGGAGGTGGTGAAGGAGATGATGTTTCCACTC GTAAGCTCACAACTTTGAGGGTAACACAGAGTTCAGGAAGCTATTGCCCTTTCTTCTTGACAGTTCAAAATGATGGTCATAACTCACAAGGCAACAGGGAATTGCTGAAATCAGAGAAAGCTGTATTGATCCATCCTCTTTCCAAGAACAAGTTTTTGGTACTGGATTCAAATGGAGTGTTGCATGTCTTTAGTCTTTCAACAGCAGAAGTGGGCTCAGGAGCTTCCGGAAAGCATTATTCTGAAAATATCCATACATATCGCTTGGATTATCCCATGAAAGTGCAATTGTCTGCTGTCTTTCCAAGTAGCTCTATAA AGACACAGATTTTTTGGGTTTCAGATGGTGGACATTCTGTACATGTAATGTCAGCATTTGATTTTGAATCCACTAACGGAGACGACGTAGAAGTTATCGGAGAACAAGAGCTAGTGACTACCAAGCTCTCAG CTATTGAAGCAATCTTTACGAGTGAAAGAGTCCAGGACATTGTACCTATCTCCAAGGATTCAGTTCTCATCCTTGGTCAAG GCAACATGTTTCTATATGGAACTTCTTGA
- the LOC112895910 gene encoding RE1-silencing transcription factor-like isoform X2 — protein sequence MPPPPQPAPPPLPPPAPPPLSARRLPLPPSHPPPTSLLLAPPSSPARAVALLFPDSSAHLFPSLPNPAPAASSSPAPTPVPSPLAAASCFALLLPSSHLVFLSAHPSPASPAVHLRAYSLATAPAFPRFAPAPLSFKRHASSSGLPLQGLPFGIGVRLAGGVNAVALLSLAAAQIWVLAPKLAADGRTVELHKCAAVELEPARPVYAMEVAMGRLMLGEAGGVRMFPLRGLMRGGMEKGGKKEGAGAAGRKRVQKKNGMMNGLIMPVRRGSHGGGGEGDDVSTRKLTTLRVTQSSGSYCPFFLTVQNDGHNSQGNRELLKSEKAVLIHPLSKNKFLVLDSNGVLHVFSLSTAEVGSGASGKHYSENIHTYRLDYPMKVQLSAVFPSSSIKSLCRDTDFLGFRWWTFCTCNVSI from the exons atgccgcctccgccgcagcctgcacctcctcctctcccgccgcctgcgccgccacctctcagcgcccgccgcctccctctcccGCCCTCCCACCCACCCCCAACCTCCCTTCTCCTCGCGCCGCCCtcctcccccgcccgcgccgtcgcGCTCCTCTTCCCCGACTCCTCCGCCCACCTCTTCCCCTCCCTGCCCAACCCCGCcccggccgcctcctcctctcccGCTCCCACCCCCGTCCCCtccccgctcgccgccgcctcctgcttcGCGCTCCTCCTCCCGTCCTCCCACCTGGTCTTCCTCTCCGCGCACCCGTCCCCCGCCTCCCCCGCGGTCCACCTCCGCGCTTACTCCCTCGCCACCGCGCCCGCTTTCCCGCGCTTCGCGCCCGCCCCGCTCTCCTTCAAGCGCCACGCCTCTTCCTCGGGCCTGCCGCTGCAGGGCCTCCCGTTCGGCATCGGCGTCCGCCTGGCCGGCGGGGTCAACGCCGTCGCGCTGCTCTCCCTTGCCGCCGCGCAGATCTGGGTACTCGCCCCGAAGCTAGCCGCGGACGGGCGGACGGTGGAGCTGCACAAGTGCGCGGCCGTCGAGCTCGAGCCGGCACGGCCCGTGTATGCGATGGAGGTCGCAATGGGGAGGCTGATGCTCGGTGAGGCTGGCGGCGTGCGCATGTTCCCGCTGCGGGGCTTGATGAGGGGGGGGATGGAGAAGGGGGGGAAGAAGGAAGGTGCCGGTGCTGCAGGAAGGAAGAGAGTGCAAAAGAAGAACGGGATGATGAACGGGTTGATTATGCCAGTTAGGCGTGGTAGTCATGGGGGAGGTGGTGAAGGAGATGATGTTTCCACTC GTAAGCTCACAACTTTGAGGGTAACACAGAGTTCAGGAAGCTATTGCCCTTTCTTCTTGACAGTTCAAAATGATGGTCATAACTCACAAGGCAACAGGGAATTGCTGAAATCAGAGAAAGCTGTATTGATCCATCCTCTTTCCAAGAACAAGTTTTTGGTACTGGATTCAAATGGAGTGTTGCATGTCTTTAGTCTTTCAACAGCAGAAGTGGGCTCAGGAGCTTCCGGAAAGCATTATTCTGAAAATATCCATACATATCGCTTGGATTATCCCATGAAAGTGCAATTGTCTGCTGTCTTTCCAAGTAGCTCTATAA AGTCTTTGTGCAGAGACACAGATTTTTTGGGTTTCAGATGGTGGACATTCTGTACATGTAATGTCAGCATTTGA
- the LOC112895742 gene encoding putative receptor-like protein kinase At3g47110, with the protein MGTVPDELGSLPWLQTIDLSYNDLSGTIPRILGNLTRLEMLDLAWNNFFGGIPHELQNLHSLLMLRLQGNDLSGPIPEGLFNNAPNLSSIYLGVNRLTGAIPDSVSSLLKLEILVLEKNFLSGPMPPSLFNMSQLQLLYVGRNNLSGPIPGNRNFHLPMLQVLSLQDNQFSGPIPLGLSTCKNLEQLSLSGNNFTGTVPSWLATLPNLTRISLSMNDLTGKIPIELSNNTELLVLDLSENNLEGGIPPELGKLRNLRFLGLANNQITGVIPESIGNLSNLTQIDLVGNRLTGSIPVSFQNLLNLHRIFVFGNQLSGNLDFLAVLSKCRSLNTINIAANKFTGILPPYMGNLSTVLQYFIADKNMITGSIPSTLANLSNLLVLSISGNNLSGKIPTTITAMKNLQELNLSNNSLSGTIVVEISRLTSLVRLDLGGNKLIGSIPSSVSSLSQLQVMILSQNSLSSTIPTSLWRLQKLVMLDLSRNSLSGSLPADVGKLTAITKMDLSSNKLSGEIPTSIGDLQMMIYLNLSSNLFEGSLPDKIGKLLSIEDLDLSSNVLSGTIPETLTNLTHLTNLNLSFNSLGGQIPEGGVFSNITLPSLMGNNALCGLPHLGIAPCQSNSDQSWVKSQLLKVILPAVLAFFVLAVCLYMLVRAKVNIGRKMTVPSDTDLLNYQLISYHELVRATSNFTDDNLLGAGSFGKVFKGELDDGSVIAIKVLNMQHELASKSFDTECRALRMARHRNLVKIISTCSNLDFRALILEYMPHGSLDDWLYSNDGRQLSFLQRVGIMLDVAMAMEYLHHQHFEAVLHCDLKPSNILLDQDMIAHVSDFGISKLLAGTENSITLTSMPGTVGYMAPEFGSTGKASRASDIYSYGIVLLEVFTRKKPTDAMFVGELSLRRWVSQAFPHELSNVVDSSILQDGIEDESRPPENFSILNINLISIIELALLCSSVVPEERMPMKDVVVKLNKIKSNYNLQLGKHGYIHQKT; encoded by the exons ATGGGTACCGTGCCAGACGAGCTTGGTAGTCTGCCATGGCTTCAAACTATTGATCTTTCTTACAACGACTTGTCAGGTACCATCCCTCGTATCCTTGGCAACCTTACTAGGCTTGAGATGCTTGATCTTGCTTGGAATAACTTCTTTGGGGGGATCCCGCATGAGTTGCAAAATTTGCACAGCCTTCTTATGTTAAGATTGCAAGGCAATGACCTGAGCGGACCAATTCCGGAGGGGCTGTTCAACAACGCACCAAATTTGAGTAGCATATATCTTGGAGTGAATAGGCTGACAGGAGCAATTCCTGATAGTGTCAGCTCATTGCTAAAGCTGGAGATTCTGGTCCTAGAAAAAAATTTTCTCTCAGGCCCCATGCCGCCTTCTCTTTTCAATATGTCCCAGCTGCAGTTACTATATGTTGGACGGAACAATCTCTCAGGTCCAATTCCCGGAAACAGGAACTTTCACCTCCCTATGCTGCAAGTGCTCTCCcttcaagataaccaattcagTGGGCCTATCCCATTGGGACTCTCTACCTGTAAGAACCTTGAACAGCTCTCCCTTTCCGGAAATAATTTCACTGGTACTGTACCATCATGGTTGGCAACACTGCCAAACCTCACCAGAATATCCTTGTCAATGAATGACCTTACTGGCAAGATTCCTATTGAGCTAAGCAACAATACCGAGCTCCTTGTGTTGGACCTCAGTGAGAACAATCTTGAGGGAGGAATTCCACCAGAATTGGGAAAACTGAGAAACCTTAGGTTTCTAGGCCTTGCAAACAACCAAATTACTGGTGTCATTCCAGAATCCATAGGCAATCTGTCCAATCTTACACAAATAGACTTAGTAGGAAACAGGTTAACCGGATCAATACCAGTGTCATTTCAAAATTTGCTAAATCTCCATCGCATCTTTGTCTTTGGGAACCAGCTCTCTGGGAATCTCGATTTCCTGGCAGTATTATCCAAATGCAGGAGCCTGAATACCATAAACATAGCAGCAAATAAATTCACAGGGATTCTACCACCCTACATGGGAAACCTCAGCACAGTGCTGCAATATTTCATAGCGGATAAAAACATGATCACTGGAAGCATCCCTAGTACATTGGCTAATCTGAGCAACCTGTTGGTACTGTCTATAAGTGGAAACAACCTAAGTGGGAAGATCCCCACAACAATCACTGCGATGAAGAATCTCCAAGAACTCAATCTCTCCAACAACAGCTTGTCTGGCACCATTGTGGTAGAAATCAGTAGATTAACAAGTCTAGTTCGGTTGGATCTTGGTGGCAATAAACTAATCGGTTCTATTCCAAGCAGTGTCAGTAGTCTAAGCCAACTGCAAGTTATGATATTATCCCAAAATTCACTGTCTTCAACCATACCAACAAGTCTATGGCGCCTTCAGAAACTTGTTATGCTTGATCTGTCAAGGAACTCTTTGAGTGGTTCCCTACCTGCCGATGTTGGAAAACTGACAGCAATTACCAAGATGGATTTATCAAGCAACAAGTTATCAGGTGAAATTCCAACATCCATCGGTGATCTTCAGATGATGATCTATCTGAATCTATCCAGCAATTTATTTGAAGGATCACTACCAGACAAAATTGGAAAGTTACTAAGTATTGAGGACTTGGATCTCTCCTCCAATGTGCTTTCCGGTACCATTCCAGAAACCTTGACCAATCTCACTCACCTTACAAATTTGAACCTTTCTTTCAACAGCCTGGGTGGACAGATACCAGAAGGAGGTGTATTCTCAAATATCACCCTCCCATCATTGATGGGGAACAATGCCCTCTGTGGCCTTCCCCACCTAGGAATAGCACCATGTCAGAGCAACAGTGATCAGTCATGGGTAAAATCACAGTTGTTAAAAGTCATATTACCTGCAGTTCTGGCATTTTTTGTTTTAGCTGTGTGCCTGTATATGTTGGTAAGAGCTAAAGTGAATATAGGAAGAAAGATGACAGTACCCTCAGACACAGACTTGCTGAACTATCAGTTGATCTCATACCACGAACTTGTCCGTGCAACCAGCAACTTCACTGATGATAACTTGCTAGGGGCTGGAAGCTTTGGGAAAGTCTTCAAAGGTGAATTGGATGATGGATCTGTGATTGCAATAAAGGTACTAAACATGCAGCATGAACTAGCTTCCAAGAGCTTTGACACAGAGTGCCGTGCACTACGAATGGCTCGGCACCGGAACTTGGTGAAGATAATTAGCACTTGCTCCAATCTCGACTTCAGGGCACTAATTCTTGAGTATATGCCTCATGGTAGTTTGGATGATTGGTTGTACTCAAATGATGGTAGGCAACTCAGTTTCCTCCAAAGGGTTGGCATTATGCTGGATGTTGCAATGGCGATGGAGTATCTCCACCACCAGCACTTTGAAGCTGTCCTGCATTGTGATTTAAAGCCAAGCAATATCTTGCTCGACCAGGACATGATTGCACATGTTTCTGACTTCGGCATTTCCAAGCTGCTAGCTGGAACTGAAAATTCCATCACATTAACAAGCATGCCTGGCACTGTAGGATACATGGCTCCTG AGTTCGGATCAACAGGAAAAGCATCACGTGCCAGTGACATCTACAGCTATGGAATTGTTCTCCTAGAAGTCTTCACAAGGAAAAAGCCAACTGATGCAATGTTTGTCGGTGAGTTGAGCTTGAGGAGGTGGGTTAGTCAGGCATTCCCGCATGAACTCTCAAATGTAGTTGACAGTAGCATACTGCAAGATGGTATTGAAGATGAAAGTAGGCCTCCCGAGAACTTCAGCATTTTGAATATCAACCTAATATCCATTATTGAGTTGGCCTTGCTTTGCTCAAGCGTTGTACCTGAGGAAAGGATGCCAATGAAGGATGTGGTAGTGAAGTTAAACAAGATCAAGTCGAATTACAATTTACAGCTTGGCAAACATGGGTACATTCATCAAAAGACTTGA